The DNA segment ATAATTGTCGAGAGATACACCAATCCCGCAGGTTTACCAACCAGTCACGGTAAACCTTTGTCCAGCGTTGGGGAACAAACTCTGGGCTATTTTTTTCGTCGAGAAATGCTAACGATTTATCTGCTAGGGGGCGAATTTTTACGAACCATTGAGTAGATAATAGAGGTTCAACAGGAACCTTACCGCGATCGCTATAGGGTACGGTATGCTTATAATCTTCTATCTTCACCAAAAAACCATCTGTTTCTAGGCGAGATACTACGTTCTTCCTTGCCACAAAGCGGTCTTGTCCCGCAAACTCCCCACCATTGGCGTTGAGTGTACCATCTTTATTCAAGATGTTAATAAACGGCAGATTGTGACGCTTACCCATTTCAAAATCGTTGAGGTCATGGGCGGGAGTCACTTTTACGCAACCTGTACCGAAAGCAGGGTCAACTAACTCATCACTAATAATGGGAATTTCCTGTTGTGTAATTGGCAGTGTGAGGGTTTTCCCAATCAGATGTTTATATCTGTCATCATTGGGATTAACTGCAACAGCCGTATCACCAAGCATGGTTTCCGGTCGAGTCGTTGCTACTTCCACATAACCAGAACCATCGGTCAGAGGATACCGGAAATGCCAAAGATTCCCCTCAACCTCTTTTGATTCCACCTCTACATCAGACACAGCTGACTGAGTAGCTGGACACCAATTCACCAAATATTCACCACGATAAATCAAACCTTCATCGTAGAGACTGACAAAAGCTTCTGCTACAGCCTTAGATAAGCCCTCATCTAAAGTAAACCTCTCCCGCGACCAATCTACCGAAACACCCAAACGTCGCAGCTGATTAACAATGGTTCCCCCTGATTCCGCCTTCCACTGCCAAGAACGTTCTAAAAATTTCTCACGTCCCAACTCTTGGCGAGTTTTGCCCTCAGCTTTGAGTTGTTTTTCTAGAATTGTATGGACTGCAATACTGGCGTGGTCAGTTCCGGGTAGCCACAAGGTATTACGCCCCTGCATCCGGTGATAGCGCACCAGGGTATCAATCAACGCACTCTCGAAGGCGTGACCCATGTGCAGACTACCAGTAACATTTGGTGGCGGAATCACGACGCAATAAGGTTCACCACCCTTGTTAGGGTCAGCTTTGTAAATTTGGTTTTCTTCCCAGAATTTTTGCCACTTGGCTTCAGTGGTAAACGGATCGTAGAGACTGGGAAGATTGGTTATAGTTGCGGTCATTCTGGGAAATTTCAGTTTGGAAGGACTCTAATAAATTTTGCCACAGGGTTGAGGATTGAAGAGAATAACAGCTGTCAACTGTCAACTGTCAACTGACCAGTCCTATTTCTCCCATCCAAAAATTTGAGTTGATGGTAGAGACAGTTAATTTGCGGTAAGTTTACACCAACTTCTTGAGCTTTGTGTAGTGGGTTGCCAACAATGGCTTCTACTTCTAAGGGACGGCACTCATCATAGTCGATTTTCATACTAGTGCGGTAAGGCTTCATTTTTACTGTGTAATCAAGCATGGTTTGAATAAAACTATCAGGAATATTTCGCCCCATGCTCTTTGCTCCCGCTTTGACTTCATACATTAATTGTTCAACTAACGTACGAGTATAGGTATCTGCCATTAATTCATCGGTTCTAGCATTGAGAACTACAGACAACCCATTGTAGGGAATATTCCACACCAGTTTTTTCCACCTTCCCAGTAATAAGTCTTCGAGTAATTCAATAGAAATACCAGCCGTTTGAAAGTCATGGGATATTTGCTGCATCCTATCCGTAATACCCATATTTGAGTATCCATGAGCATATTCACCCAAAGTAATTTGTCCATAATCTAAGTGATGAATATATCCTGCGCCCACTTTATTAGAACATAGAAAGCATAACCCACCAATTATGTGAACTTGAGGGAGAATCTCGGCAATTTCTTCTTCTACACCAAGCCCATTTTGTAATACCAAAACTATTCCATCATTTTTAACAATAGGTGGTAATAACTTTGGTAGCAAATGATTTTGTGTAGTTTTCAGGGCGACGACTACCACATCACATTTTGGCATCTTTGCCACATCGTTATAAGCGTTAACTTGGGGTAGGGTAAAATCGCCATCTTTAGACTCGACCAATAAACCATCCTGATTGACTTTTTCGTAGTCACTTTTGAGTAAAAAATGAACATCCGAACCAGCTTTTTGCAATTTAGCACCATAATATCCGCCTAATGCTCCAGTTCCCAGGATGGCGTACTTGCGTTCATTCATAAAGTCTCTACCAAGATTTTTTGATAATTATCATAGAACAGCTTCCACAAGTAAGGTGCGTTATGGATTATCTTAATATCATGTTTTTAAACAAACTTTGTGATAAAAATTAAAACAGTTTTATAATTTAAAATTCTTGGCAGAGATTGAGGCGAAACAGATGGCTGATATTGTTGATATTGCGGTTAGTGCTGATAGTTTTAAAACTCTGGTGACAGCTGTACAAGCTGCTGGTTTAGTAGAAACTTTAAAAAGTCCAGGCCCGTTTACTGTTTTTGCACCAAATGACGATGCTTTTGCTAAGTTACCCCCAGGAACCATACAAACTTTGGTGCAGAATATTCCCCAATTGACCAGGATATTAACGTACCATGTGGTACCTGGCAAGCTGAAGCAGGCTGATTTGGCAAAACTCGGCACAGTGACATCGGTTGAAGGTTCACCGATTAAAATTGATTGTGCTGACGGTTTTGAAGTGAAAAATGCCACAGTTTTAGCCGCAGATATCGAAGCGGATAACGGTATCATTCACGTCATAGACACTGTAATATTGATGGGTTGATTTTCCCTTAGGTGGGCATTACCCACCTAATTACTTAAACTTTGGAAAAAGCCGGCGGATAAATAACTTTTCCTTGATATTTTTCTTGATAACTTTGTAGTGTTTTGACCATAAATACATCGTCTGGTACTGGAAAAGGACTCTCAATTTTACAGTTAACAGAAGGGATAAAACCAAAACGAGAATAAAACTGAGGATACCCTAATACAATAACTAAACTTTCTCCTCTTGCATCTGCTTTTTCTAAACCTGTTTTGACTAGAGCGCTGCCAATTCCTTTTCTTTGAAATTCAGGATGAACAGCCATAGGTGCTAACCCCAGCACTTGTAGGTTCTCTTCTCCTACTAACTCAATATAGCTAAAAAGAATATGCCAGACCACGATATGATTAATTTCGTAAATTAATGATAATTCTGGAATATAAAACTCGGAAATACGAATTTCATCAATTAATTGTGTTTCATTCTCTTGACCAAAAGATAAGTTGTTTACTTCGGAAATAGCTAAATAATCTGCGTCAGTTTCACAGCGTATATTCATCATGTTAACATCCATCCTAAAAACCTAGTTTTTTGATATTTTAGCTAAGTTTATCCCCGCTATAAATTTCCTCTCATAGACACTTATAAGAATTAAATAAATGAACTTTCATTTCATCAAAAGCATTGTGTCAAATAATAAAAACTTGCTATTTGCTTTACGTATTACCCTTTTAGTTACATTGTTCAGAGTTTATATGAACGTCTGTAACATATTGCTTGCACTTTCTTGAGTAATTTCTATCTATAGGACTCATACTTGATTTTTGAAATACACGTAGGGGAGCCACTGCGTTGGTAAAGCAGTACGGTCTTGGGGTTTCCCCAAGTGGAGTAACTGCTGAAAGGGTTTCCCGGCTTGGAGCAAGTGGCGTTGGGCATTGCCCACCCTACAGATACTGAGAATTTTTCAGAAATCAAATCTGATTCCTATAGTTGCAATTAATTGTTTAAATTTTTCGTCACCTGCAATCTCATCAAAATCTATATCAGTGGCAGCATCTTCTTTATATTTGGGATTGAGAATGATAGCTTGTTGCAGATTTTCTAGAGATGAGTTAACATCTCCTTGCATTGCATAACAGGCGGCTTTATTATAATAAGCACTGGCATATTCTGGTTTAATTTCTAAAGCTTGATTAAAAGAGGTGATTGCTTCATCATCACGACCTAATCTAACTAGAGAGTAACCGCGTTTGTCCCAAATTTTTGGAGAGTTCGGTTGTAATTCTAAGGCTTGATCAAAAGAGGCGATCGCTTCTTCATATTCTTCTAATTCTATCAAAGCCAAGCCACGATTTAACCATACAACTGCATCATCGGGTTTAACTTGCGTAGCTTTATCAAAGGCGGCAAATGCTTCTTGATGTCGGCGGATATTGCCGAAAGCTACACCAAGATCACACCAAGCTTGATGATAGTCTGGTTTAATCTTAATAGCCTGATGATAAGACTTTATCGCATCTTTGAAGCGTTTTAACCTTGCCAAAGTTAAGCCATGCTTAAACCAAGCTACAGCATTATCTTGTTGGATTTTAACAGCTTGTTCGTAACAGGTGATCGCTTCTTCGTAACTCTTTTGAGAAAATAGACTATCTCCCTGTTCAATACATTCATCAAAGCTTAATTGAGGCTGTTCATTTTCATTTACTAAAACTTCTAATTGATCTTTATGTATAGGTTGTGCTTCCACAACCACAGGGGGTTGATTTTCTGCCAACTCTTGCAGAATTACATCCTTACGTCTTTGAGCATCTAATTGTAGCTCTGAGAGTTGGTTGACAAAATCTGTTTCTAATTTCTCTAGCTTTTGTAAAATCAGTAACTTTTGTTGTTGAGCATTATGCTGTAATTCCGAGAATTGGGAAACAAACTCTGACCCAGATTTTTCTAATTCCTCAATGATTTTCTCTTTGCTATTTCCAGTATCTATTTTTAGTTCAGATAGATATGATGCTAACTCTTGCTGAGTCTGTATCTGTAATTCAGCAACTTGAGCCTGGAATAAATCTTTCAGTTCTTCTAAACGGTGAATAATCTTATCTTTACGTATTTGTGCATCTGTATGCAATTTGTTTAAGTTATTATCCAGTGAATCTTTTTGCTTTTGAGCTTCTAATTGCAGTTCCGAGACCTGGTTATTAAAAATATTGGCGACTTCTTGAATATTTCCTAGCTGAATATCTTTCTGTTGTTGTAAATCTCCCTGCAATTCTGCTTGAAAGTGAGAAAAATCCTCAAAAACACTATTTTTATTTTTCTGAGCTTCTGCCTGTAAATTTATCAGATAATTATTAAAATCAACCCCAGCAGTATCTATATTTCCTAAAACCGCCTTTTGGTGTCTTTCAGCTTCTTTTTGTAGTTCTGTGAGTTGAACCTCAAGTAGCGACTCTATCTTAATAATATTTTCTAAAGTTATATCTCTTTGCTTTTTAGTATCTGAGTCAGATTGAGTTAATCTATGAGCAAATTCCCCGACTAAACTCTCTAGCTTACTTTGAAAATTAGCAATCTCTGTTGTTATTTGCGCTAAATTATCTGTTTTTGCTTGCAGTAACTCGGATGTTACAACAGACAAATTTTCTTGCTCAATTTTGATTTTTTGCTGTAATGATTCAATTTCTCTTTCTAAAAGACGATTGATACTTTTTGCATCTTGAATGAGATTTTCAGCATCTTGTTTAACGATGATTAACTGAGTTTCTAGTTTCTCTATTCCCTCAAATTGGGACATTGCTCTATTGACAATTTCTCGAATGGCTACTCGCCGTAACAACCAAAATAGAGCAATGATGGCGACAGGAAATAAACTGAGGATGACTAACCAGATATTGAGCAGGACGGTTGTACGGCTAAAGGCTTGCTCAAAATCAGCTTGGATTTGTGCGCGTTCACCTTTTTCTGCACGCAATCTTGTTAACTCTTCTCTTTCCTGATTTGTTAATGCTTGAGCGAGTATTTTTTGTTGAGAGATGGATACTGTAGCTTGTCCACGGCTAATATCAGCAAACATCAGAAAAGAAGAAAAGACTAAAGTGCTTTTCAAAAGTAAGGATACAAAAAATTGATTCTTGCTCTTCATTACAACTATCCTGATTTGTTGGTCAATTGTTGAGGCGGTGTGCTTATCTCCTAATCTATAACATTCAGATATGAAAGACGATGAAGCCTATGACTTTAGTTCCGGAGTGTAGGGGTACAGGGGTAATACCAATTCTCCAAAATTAAGCAACAGATGTAAAGCTTGAAACCCAGAGAGTAACAGATTTTCTTAATTGCGAATTGCGTTGGTGTTAGCCTACTCTGCGAGTTCTCCGCAGGAAGACAGCGAATTGGTATAATACCTGTTTTTTTGTAGGGGATCTATTTATAGTAATTCTGTTAGGGAAAATTGGCGTTGTCGGTCTAGTTCTTGTAGCTTGATTTTTTCGGTGTAGAATGCCTGATAATATGATTGCCATTTTTCTGGTTCAGTTTCAGGATCAGTTTCTTGCCACAGTTCCAGAAAGTGACGATAACGCTTTTCTGTTAACACTCGTTCCATACAGGCGATCGCTGCTTGTACAACTTGGGTAGTCCGCATGATCTCTTTCTTGGTTTTCTCATTGAGATGAAACAGATGAGAAATTACCCCAAGTTCTTCAGCTATTTCTAAATATATATCTTGCAATCGGGAAACTAAATCAACCTGTTCACCTGTGCATTCTAAAATCTGTTGCCACAAAAATCTATGGTGGGATAGGCTAAACTCTAAATTTCTGGCTTCTAGTTCTTCCATAATCACTCGACGCTGTTCGGGACAATGGAGGTAAATCCGCAGTAGTAGCGCCTCAGCTAGTTCTAGCAGGCTGCGATCGCCATTGAGTGAAGAAGTAGGGTTGGGGACTAGGGAAAGGCTTCTATTCGTCCTGGTTGACAGGGGTTTGTTATAGCCGGCGGTAGTTGGGGTGATTTGCGTGAGGAGATTTTCCACTCGCAGGGGGATGAGTCTGGTGTCTCCTAAGCTGAGGATTTCCGCGCAGTAAGAAACATAATAGTTACGGGTATCACTATTAACTATATTTTTGAGTAGTTTGACAAATTGCTGTGTAACTTGCTGAAAATCAGTCGCTTGTTTTAAATCGCGGTCTTTGATAATCTGCTGAATCTGCCAGTTCAACCATAAGGGCGCATTTGCTAATAATTGCCCGTAATCTGCTGGTGTATGGCTACGCAGATATTCATCAGCATCTTTGCCATCGGGGATATTGAGAATTTTCAGTTGCACTTCGCCTTTGTAAGCTAAATCGGCAATTTCCCCGATCGCCCTTTCGGCGGCGTTGGTTCCGGCTTTATCTGCATCAAAGTTGAGTACCAACTGTTTTGAGTCGGTGTAGCGTAATATTAGCCGGACTTGTTCTAAACTCAGGGCAGTACCTAAAGAAGCCACAGCATGATTAATTCCGGCTGCGTGGAGAGCGATCGCATCAAAATAACCTTCCACCACCACGGCTTGATCAAACTGGGAAATCCCCGCTTTGGCTTGGTCGAGGGCGAAGAGGGTTTTACCTTTATTAAATAGTTCGGTTTCTGGTGAATTTAAATACTTCGGTTGTTCATCCGTTAAAGTTCGTCCACCAAAGCCAATTACCCGTCCTTGGATATCGCGGATGGGAATCATGAGGCGATCGCGGAACACATCATAATATCCAGCGCCTTCCTTACGCGGTTTAATCAAACCTGCTTTTTCTACCAGATGCACTGGATAATGTTTATCTTCCACCAAATAACGATGGAGAGTTTCCCAACCTGCGGGCGCATAACCCAAGCCGAACTGTTGGATTGTTACTTCATTAAATTGGCGATCGCTTAGTAAATACTGCATCGCCCTTTGTCCTTGTGATTGTCTGAGGGCGTGTTGATAAAAACTAGCCGCCGAAGCCAGCACCTCATACAACTGTTCCCGCAACGATATCTGACGCTGTAATTCTTGCCTTTGCTCTGGTTCCAGGGTTTGGACTGGGACTTGGTAGCGCCTAGCTAAATCTAACACCACATCCGCAAACGATCGCTTGCCCAATTCCATCAAAAACTTAATCGAATTTCCCCCAGCCTGACAACCGAAGCAATAATACATTTGCTTAGTTTGGCTGACAGTAAAACTAGGAGATTTTTCATCATGGAAAGGACACAAGCCGACAAAATCTTTACCCCGCTTGCGTAAAACCACATATTCCGATACCACATCGACAATATCAGCCCGATGTTTCACTTCATCAATCGTATCTGGATGGAGGCGCGGAATTTGCATTTTTGTTACTTGTCAGTTGTCAGAGACGCGATTAATCGCGTCTGTACAGTTGTCAGTGTTCAGTGGTCAGTATATCTATTCCCACTCCCCATATAATGATTGTTGCCAAGCCAAAAATATTGTATAGAATTGCTTACGCTTAATTTTATCAGAGGAAATACGGGAGATGGGGCGTATTTTTATTTCGGCAGCCCACGGAGGCAGAGAAGCGGGAGGAGTAGATCCAGGCTCAATCGCGGGGGGAACGACGGAAGCTAGAGAGATGATTCTGTTACGAGATTTAATTGTGACAGAATTGCGATCGCGGAGTTTTGAAGTTTTGTCTGTTCCCGATGATTTGAGTGCGGCTGATACTATCGCCTGGATCAATGCTCGTGGTCGTCGAGGTGATGTATCCCTAGAAGTCCATGCTGATTCGGCGAGTAGTCCGGCTGTGCGGGGTGCTAGTGTGTTTTATATTGCCAGTAATAATGAGCGTAAAAGCAACGGGGAATTGCTGTTAGTTGGATTGTTACGCCGTGTACCCCAGTTACCAAATCGGGGTGTTAAACCAGATACAGACAGTGGTTTGGGTAGATTAGCCTTTTGTCGGCAGATTGCGATCGCTTCTTTACTCATGCAGGTGGCTTTTCTCAGCAGTCCTGAGGATCGGGCTTTGCTGCAAAATCGTCGGCGCGATTTCGCTTTGGGTATTGCTGATGGTTTGGCTTCATGGAGTCGAGTAATTGACCCTAACCCAGGAACTCCCGCAGACCCGAATTACCCACCCATCAATATTAATATTAACGGGCAGAATTATGCAGAGCAAGGCATCTTAGTTAATGGTAACGCTTACATTCCCATTGATTTAGTCGATCGCCTGCGGATTGATTTATCAAAAGCACCGAATGTCAATCGCATTACCTATCGGCGAATTGTCTATGTCAAAGCGGTGGAACTGCGAGATTTTAATGTAGCCGTTAGCTGGGATGCAGCAACACGCACCGTCATCTTACGTTCCAATTTGGTAGTGTGTCCTGGTCAAATTGACAGAATCATGTCCAATGGAACTACCTCAGAAGTGCAAATGCAACTATTCTTGAGAAACAATAACGAAAATGCCTTAGCCCAATTTCCTGACTTACCTAAACTCTATCGAGAAGAAGCCAGCGCCGAGGGCGTAAATTATGACATTGCTTTCTGTCAAATGTGCGTAGAAACAGGATTTTTGCGCTTTGGTGGGGATATTAAAGCAGAACAAAATAACTTTGCCGGTTTAGGTTCCATTGGTGGCGGTACAGAAGCAGCAGCTTTTCCCAGTGCCAGGATCGGTGTCAGGGCGCACATCCAGCACCTCAAAGCCTACGCCAGTTTAGAACCCCTAGTCAATGAAGTAGTAGATCCCAGATTTCGCTTTGTCACCCGTGGCGTGGCGACAAAAATTGATGAACTTTCAGGACGTTGGTCAGCCGATTTAGATTATGGGTCAAAAATCACAGCTATGGTAAAACGTTTATACGAGTCCGCCGGTTTGTTTTAATAGTGAATCCGGTCTAAGCAACGCCCAAAACTCTAACATTTTTGATATCTCATCCCTGGGAGTTGCGAAACTATACCCATCAATTCTAACTGTAATAAAGCACTGGAAACCGAACCAGCATTCATACCTGTTTGCTGAATAATCAAATCGAAGGGTAAAGCATCAAAACTAATAGTATCAAGTACCCGTTGCAGTTCTGGTGATAAAGTAGGTAAACTCAACTGCTCTGGTACTGATGATTTATCCACCACATCCAAGTGTGGTATTGCTCCCAGCATTTTTAAAAGTTCATCGATTTCTCTGATAATTAAAGAAGCCCCTTGGCTGAGTAATTTTAAACAACCTTGGGATGGATGATCATCTACTCTTCCGGGGAGTGCATAAACATCTCTACCGAAATCATTGGCGTAGGTAGCCGTAATTAATGCACCAGACTTGATTGGTGCTTCCATTACCAAAATCGCGCGACTCAACCCCGCAATAATTCTATTACGACGAGGGAAGTGAGTGCGATCGGGTGGGGTTTTGGCAGGATATTCACTCACAACCAATCCATTGGTCAAAATCTGCTGGTACAAATCCCGATTTTTATGGGGATAGACAACATCTACACCTGTACCTAAAACAGCAATAGTTCGTCCACCAGCTTTTATAGTTGCATTGTGGCTTACCGTATCGATTCCTTCCGCCATACCAGAAACCACAGTGAAGCCATTTTTAGCTAAAGCAGTGCTAATTTGCCGAGTCCAGCGTATGCCATACTCTGACGGTTGACGTGTCCCAACAATTCCCACTAAGGGTTTATTTCCCCAATTTTCTTGTAAATCTACCTCACCCTGATAGTACAACATGGGTGGTGGGCTGGGAGTTTCTAACAACAAACGGGGGTAGTTGGTATCGGCTGGTGTCCAGAAATTTGGGTTGTCTTGCTCATGCTGGATGAGTAATTGTTGTGGGTGAAGACGCGATCGCTGTTTTACCACTTTTTCTAAAGTCTGTAAACCAAAGCCCTCAACTTCCCCTAACTGCGCCTGAGGAGCATTCCAAGCTACTGCTAATGTACCGAAATGCTGCTGTAATCGTCGCAGCAAAACAGGCCCAACCCCGGAAATTTGCGCCCAAGCTAACCAATAGGCTCGTTCTTCACCCACATTCCCATCCTCACACCCACTGGGTTGAGTATTCCCAAATTTGGGGGTTGGGTATCGGGGATTGGGGGTTGGGGATTGGGGGTTGGGGATTGGGGATTGGGGACTGGGGATTAGGGACTAGGGATTGGGGATTGGGGATTGGGGACTGGGGATTGGGGACTGGGGATTGGGGGTTAGGGACTGGGAAAAGTTCTCCCCTGCCTCCTCTGCCTCCCCTGCTTCTTATTCTGTCTCCTAAACTTTGACTGAGTTTTTATCTTTTAGATAGGCAAATACGGATTTATCACCAATATCGGGAGGAATGGCTTGTATGACCTTACGCACAGCAAATATTAAGAATAAAATTGCCCAAGTTCCTAATAAAATTTGTTCCCATTGAGTTGGTAAAACTCCTACCAAATGTCCTAATAAAAGTGTGGGTACGAGGAAAGTTAGGACTTTGGTTTCTAAACGATAAAAACAAAACGCTTCTTTGAAATAAATCCCTGTTAAGGCTGCGAAGGTAAAACCAATTCCCAATATGGTCAAAGGTTGATTGTATACAGTCACAGCAAAAGGTTGACTGTCGGAATGTCCGAAGATAAACGCAGCAATGCTACCAATTATCCAAAAGACCTGTAAGAGTCTGTGCAACGGTGCAAGATAAATATGAATCGTCAATAAACTTACTCCCAGCGCCAGGCTGAAGCAAGTGTATAAGGGCGTTAGTGCTTGGATAGCAATAGGATTATTGGTAAATAATACTAAAGCAGTGCCAATGGCAAAGCTCAAGGCGGCTACCATTAAACCAGAACGGTAAATAATCACACCATTGCGATCTCTCTGATTAATCGTAAACTCCCCAAACTGGCCTTGATAAACTTCCGGTGCAGATATTGTTGATGTAGTCATTAGTCATTAGTCCATATTCATTAGTCAACAGTCAACGGTTCTCACCTTGCCTTTATTCACTAGTCTAATAACTAATGACTTCTAGAGGATCTTGCAAGTTAATTTGTAACTGTGAATGTGCATCACCGCTATTGATGGCAATTTCTACCCAGCCATGACTGCCAATTAAAGCTGTAGCCTCTCCCAGTTTCACATTACTATAGGTATCACACCCCGGAATCATCAAGCCACTAACTTGCACACACCATTTTTTGCCTTGTATGCAATCACCAGGAATATTACTAACTAAATTACCAAAGTAATCTATATATTGAATACTACCAGACCAGCCGGTTGCTGTCTGAGTACAGTTTTTCATATTCATCTGTACCAAACTGGCTGGTTCAATTTCTTGCCCCAGATGTTGAAGAGATACACCACTAGCTAGATGAGCGCCGACTGGGGCAAAAATATCTCTACCATGAAAAGTTTTGCTAGGTTCAGGAGTACGCCAATACTGGGAATTAGTTAGCTCCACAACTGCCATAGCTGGACTTTGAGATAGTACACCGCTAAATATGCCATTATCTGGCCCGACTAGAAACCCATCTGCAAATTCTACTGCGATCGCTCGTCTTCTACTACCCACCCCCGGATCTACCACTGCTATGTGTACAGTCCCCTCTGGGAAGTAGGGACAAGCATTCATCAAACAAAACCTAGCAGCAGCAATATTTTGCGGTGGTATTTGATGGGTTAAATCCACCACCTGCAATTTAGGGTTGATTTGGGCAATTACTCCTTTCATTACAGATACATACACATCGCGATCGCCAAAATCACTCAGTAAAGTCAACAGAGGCTGATTAGACCAATTTTTCGGCATAGCCTATAAAAATATCTATATTAAATTAATTTTTTCTGTAACATACACTACGAAACTTATGCTATGTTAGGAAGAA comes from the Nostoc sp. PCC 7120 = FACHB-418 genome and includes:
- the dprA gene encoding DNA-processing protein DprA codes for the protein MGEERAYWLAWAQISGVGPVLLRRLQQHFGTLAVAWNAPQAQLGEVEGFGLQTLEKVVKQRSRLHPQQLLIQHEQDNPNFWTPADTNYPRLLLETPSPPPMLYYQGEVDLQENWGNKPLVGIVGTRQPSEYGIRWTRQISTALAKNGFTVVSGMAEGIDTVSHNATIKAGGRTIAVLGTGVDVVYPHKNRDLYQQILTNGLVVSEYPAKTPPDRTHFPRRNRIIAGLSRAILVMEAPIKSGALITATYANDFGRDVYALPGRVDDHPSQGCLKLLSQGASLIIREIDELLKMLGAIPHLDVVDKSSVPEQLSLPTLSPELQRVLDTISFDALPFDLIIQQTGMNAGSVSSALLQLELMGIVSQLPGMRYQKC
- a CDS encoding tetratricopeptide repeat protein, with protein sequence MKSKNQFFVSLLLKSTLVFSSFLMFADISRGQATVSISQQKILAQALTNQEREELTRLRAEKGERAQIQADFEQAFSRTTVLLNIWLVILSLFPVAIIALFWLLRRVAIREIVNRAMSQFEGIEKLETQLIIVKQDAENLIQDAKSINRLLEREIESLQQKIKIEQENLSVVTSELLQAKTDNLAQITTEIANFQSKLESLVGEFAHRLTQSDSDTKKQRDITLENIIKIESLLEVQLTELQKEAERHQKAVLGNIDTAGVDFNNYLINLQAEAQKNKNSVFEDFSHFQAELQGDLQQQKDIQLGNIQEVANIFNNQVSELQLEAQKQKDSLDNNLNKLHTDAQIRKDKIIHRLEELKDLFQAQVAELQIQTQQELASYLSELKIDTGNSKEKIIEELEKSGSEFVSQFSELQHNAQQQKLLILQKLEKLETDFVNQLSELQLDAQRRKDVILQELAENQPPVVVEAQPIHKDQLEVLVNENEQPQLSFDECIEQGDSLFSQKSYEEAITCYEQAVKIQQDNAVAWFKHGLTLARLKRFKDAIKSYHQAIKIKPDYHQAWCDLGVAFGNIRRHQEAFAAFDKATQVKPDDAVVWLNRGLALIELEEYEEAIASFDQALELQPNSPKIWDKRGYSLVRLGRDDEAITSFNQALEIKPEYASAYYNKAACYAMQGDVNSSLENLQQAIILNPKYKEDAATDIDFDEIAGDEKFKQLIATIGIRFDF
- a CDS encoding GNAT family N-acetyltransferase, with protein sequence MDVNMMNIRCETDADYLAISEVNNLSFGQENETQLIDEIRISEFYIPELSLIYEINHIVVWHILFSYIELVGEENLQVLGLAPMAVHPEFQRKGIGSALVKTGLEKADARGESLVIVLGYPQFYSRFGFIPSVNCKIESPFPVPDDVFMVKTLQSYQEKYQGKVIYPPAFSKV
- the dnaG gene encoding DNA primase — encoded protein: MQIPRLHPDTIDEVKHRADIVDVVSEYVVLRKRGKDFVGLCPFHDEKSPSFTVSQTKQMYYCFGCQAGGNSIKFLMELGKRSFADVVLDLARRYQVPVQTLEPEQRQELQRQISLREQLYEVLASAASFYQHALRQSQGQRAMQYLLSDRQFNEVTIQQFGLGYAPAGWETLHRYLVEDKHYPVHLVEKAGLIKPRKEGAGYYDVFRDRLMIPIRDIQGRVIGFGGRTLTDEQPKYLNSPETELFNKGKTLFALDQAKAGISQFDQAVVVEGYFDAIALHAAGINHAVASLGTALSLEQVRLILRYTDSKQLVLNFDADKAGTNAAERAIGEIADLAYKGEVQLKILNIPDGKDADEYLRSHTPADYGQLLANAPLWLNWQIQQIIKDRDLKQATDFQQVTQQFVKLLKNIVNSDTRNYYVSYCAEILSLGDTRLIPLRVENLLTQITPTTAGYNKPLSTRTNRSLSLVPNPTSSLNGDRSLLELAEALLLRIYLHCPEQRRVIMEELEARNLEFSLSHHRFLWQQILECTGEQVDLVSRLQDIYLEIAEELGVISHLFHLNEKTKKEIMRTTQVVQAAIACMERVLTEKRYRHFLELWQETDPETEPEKWQSYYQAFYTEKIKLQELDRQRQFSLTELL
- a CDS encoding fasciclin domain-containing protein yields the protein MADIVDIAVSADSFKTLVTAVQAAGLVETLKSPGPFTVFAPNDDAFAKLPPGTIQTLVQNIPQLTRILTYHVVPGKLKQADLAKLGTVTSVEGSPIKIDCADGFEVKNATVLAADIEADNGIIHVIDTVILMG
- a CDS encoding putative 2-dehydropantoate 2-reductase, translated to MNERKYAILGTGALGGYYGAKLQKAGSDVHFLLKSDYEKVNQDGLLVESKDGDFTLPQVNAYNDVAKMPKCDVVVVALKTTQNHLLPKLLPPIVKNDGIVLVLQNGLGVEEEIAEILPQVHIIGGLCFLCSNKVGAGYIHHLDYGQITLGEYAHGYSNMGITDRMQQISHDFQTAGISIELLEDLLLGRWKKLVWNIPYNGLSVVLNARTDELMADTYTRTLVEQLMYEVKAGAKSMGRNIPDSFIQTMLDYTVKMKPYRTSMKIDYDECRPLEVEAIVGNPLHKAQEVGVNLPQINCLYHQLKFLDGRNRTGQLTVDS
- a CDS encoding hormogonium tapered terminus morphoprotein TftA, giving the protein MGRIFISAAHGGREAGGVDPGSIAGGTTEAREMILLRDLIVTELRSRSFEVLSVPDDLSAADTIAWINARGRRGDVSLEVHADSASSPAVRGASVFYIASNNERKSNGELLLVGLLRRVPQLPNRGVKPDTDSGLGRLAFCRQIAIASLLMQVAFLSSPEDRALLQNRRRDFALGIADGLASWSRVIDPNPGTPADPNYPPINININGQNYAEQGILVNGNAYIPIDLVDRLRIDLSKAPNVNRITYRRIVYVKAVELRDFNVAVSWDAATRTVILRSNLVVCPGQIDRIMSNGTTSEVQMQLFLRNNNENALAQFPDLPKLYREEASAEGVNYDIAFCQMCVETGFLRFGGDIKAEQNNFAGLGSIGGGTEAAAFPSARIGVRAHIQHLKAYASLEPLVNEVVDPRFRFVTRGVATKIDELSGRWSADLDYGSKITAMVKRLYESAGLF